One Capra hircus breed San Clemente chromosome 29, ASM170441v1, whole genome shotgun sequence genomic region harbors:
- the LOC102169460 gene encoding pregnancy-associated glycoprotein 2-like, producing MAYVGNITIGTPPQEFRVIIDKSSCPPPSKCKWRKFDLHYGFGKITRVLASETIWVGTAAARNQTIGLTKNQIGGFLENSTYDGILGLAYPSLARHEATPLFDNLKRQGVISQPVFALFLSREPPKSSLLMLGGVDHAYHNGALKWVPVTQARLWQITMNRVSINKMVAACPGRCRAIVDSGSSVLAGPTQVGHSIFKHINPNPKEKNQSLISCDSAKTLPPIIFTVNGMDFPVSPKYYLQKVSKDICFISCHGGTEDMSPSETWVLSDIFLRAYFTVFDRSKNKIGLAPSV from the exons ATGGCTTATGTTGGCAACATCACCATTGGAACACCACCTCAAGAGTTCCGGGTCATCATTGACAAGAGCTC ATGTCCACCACCTTCCAAGTGCAAGTGGAGGAAATTCGACCTCCACTATGGCTTTGGAAAGATAACAAGAGTTCTTGCCAGTGAAACTATTTGG GTTGGGACAGCTGCTGCCAGGAACCAGACAATTGGCCTGACCAAGAATCAGATTGGTGGGTTCCTGGAAAATTCAACTTATGATGGCATCCTGGGCTTGGCCTACCCCAGCCTCGCCAGGCATGAAGCCACCCCTCTCTTCGACAACCTGAAGAGACAAGGAGTCATTTCTCAACCTGTCTTTGCCTTGTTCCTGAGCAG AGAGCCACCGAAGAGCAGCTTGCTGATGCTTGGTGGGGTGGACCACGCCTACCATAACGGGGCTCTCAAGTGGGTACCAGTGACCCAAGCCCGCTTATGGCAGATAACCATGAACCG CGTCTCCATAAACAAAATGGTGGCTGCTTGTCCTGGCAGATGTCGGGCTATTGTGGACAGTGGGAGCTCAGTGCTGGCTGGCCCAACTCAAGTGGGCCACAGCATCTTCAAACACATCAACCCCAATCCCAAGGAGAAAAACCAG AGCTTGATTTCATGCGACAGTGCCAAGACCCTGCCTCCTATTATCTTCACTGTCAATGGCATGGActtcccagtgtcccccaaatACTACCTCCAGAAG GTTTCTAAAGACATCTGCTTTATCAGCTGTCACGGGGGCACGGAAGACATGAGCCCCTCAGAGACCTGGGTCCTGAGTGACATCTTCCTGAGAGCATATTTCACAGTTTTCGATCGGAGTAAAAACAAGATTGGCCTGGCTCCCTCAGTGTAA